The DNA sequence CAACACGGGTATTTTCCTCACTATCCAGCACATTCGCGATACTGGAAAGATAAAGCGGCGCGCCATTGCGGTAAGCAACGACCAGCTTACGGTATGCGGCTGCATTTTTAAGCTGTCCGTTACTCTTCAGACTTAAGCTACGGAATTCACCGTCCAAATCACCCAGTGGCTGATTAACATTATTATCCGCAACCGCGGTGGCCAGCTCATCCAGTCCCAGATTATGGGCGGTCAGTTTATCCGGATCAGCCTGAATACGAACCGCGTAAGGTTTCGAACCATATACCGAAACCTGCGCTACTCCGGGCAGCATAGAAAGTGATTGTGCCAGCTTACTTTCGGCATACTCAGTCACCGTAGAAATCGGCAAGCTATCAGAGTGCAACGCAATAAGAAAAACGGGAGCATCCGCCGGATTCGATTTACGCATCGACGGCGATGACGTCATGTTCTGGGGCAATTTGCGTTGTGCGGAGCTGAGCGCACTCTGCACATCCAGCGCTGCCGCATCAATATTTCTGTCGAGATCAAATTGCAGCGTGATCCGGGTGATACCCTGAGAACTCGAGGAGCTAATGTTATCGATACCGGAAATGGTCGCCAGCTGCCCTTCCAGTGGTGTTGCGACCGCCGAAGCCATCGTTTCCGGTGACGCCCCTGACAAACTGGCTGTGACGTTAATAGTCGGAAAGTCGATCTGCGGTAATTCACTGACCGGCAATGCCCGGTAAGCCAGAATGCCAAACAGCGTAAAGAATGCCATCAGCAGGCAAGTCATCACCGGCCGGCGGATAGATAACATCGAGAGTTGCATGATCTCTACTCCGCTCCGGATTTGGTAGTTGAAGCAATACTGACCGGTGAACCATCATTCAGCCGGAATTGCCCTTCGGTGACCACCAGATCACCCTGTTGTAATTCACCCTGAATTGCACTCCAGCCATCGTTTGCGGCCAGTTCTTCAACCATGATCCGCTGTACAATCCCATTATCAACCACAAACAGTTGCAATCCTTCCGGTCCCTGCTGCAACGCCTTTCCCGGTATAACCAGCACTTGCTTTAAGGTTCGTGCTGCCATCTGCACCGTAACATATTGCCCGGGTAACCAGTCGCCTGACGGATTGGCAAAGTCGGCTTTCAGTGTGATCGTGCCACTGCTGCTATCAACGTTATTATCCAGGAAAGTAACCGAGCCGTGACGCTGTTCGACCGCTGTGCCGGAGTTAATCTGCGCGGTGACATCCAGTGCACCGGTACGTAATGATTCCTGTAAATCAGGAAGATATTTTTCCGGTAAGGTAAAACTGACCGATATTGGATCCAGCTGATTCAGCGTAGTCAGTATGGTGTTATATGCCTGCACGGTGGCACCGGCAGAAACCAGATGTGCGCCGGTACGTCCACTGAAAGGTGCTTTGATTTTGGTGTAATCCAGATTACGGGCCGCAATAGCCAGACTGGCTTCGTCCTGTTTTACCTGTGCGGCAGCCGATTGTTCGGCAGCCTGATAACCATTCATATCTGCTTCAGATACAAACTTTTTCTGCAGCAATACTTTCGCTCTGCTCAAATCAGCCTGCGCTTTTTTCAACAAAGCCTGATCCTGCTGCAGAACCGCTTTTGCCTGCTGCCATTTATTGCGGTAATCACTGTCATCCAGCTCAATCAGTACTTGTCCTGCGCTGACCGAAGCCCCCTCGTTAAAGAAAATTTTCGAGATCTGGCCTTCTATCCGGGGCTTCAGTTCCACCGACGATTTCGCAACAACACGCCCGACAGCTTGCCAGCCAGCCTTAAAATCTTCTCTTTTTACCGGCGCCACCACGACCTGCGTTGATTTCTTTACTGATGCAGCAGGTTGTTTCTGTTCATTTAAGGAAAAACGATACCCGACGACAACAATCACAGCGGCTAATACAATCCAACGCCAGATGTTCATATTTTCTCCATTACTTATAATTGAACAACCCCTGACCGGCCCAGGATGGTAGTCTGCATGTTAATGGTGGTAAAAGTGTGTCAGGCAGCAGGATCAGCGCCATAAATTACCGTGCCACCTGAAAAAAGCATGATCAGGCCGCCCCGATGTTCGCATTTACGCTGGGGTGCGCTATCATACCGCCCGCTCTTTTTTTGTGTCAGAAATTCCGAGGTGTACTATTTTTTCCCATATCGCCAATTTGTATCGCAAAGTGCTTGGTAAAGAAGAGACACCAGCGACGCCAAAAACAACCCCGACTGAACCCGCTGCGCCAAAGCGTCAGCGCGCTGTCAGCGAGAAAAAAACGGCTGTCAGCTCAGGCTCACCACGACGTATTTTAACCCGGGACCAACACAGCATCTCTCGTAGCATGATCAGTGAAAACGCACTGAAGGTGCTTTATCGTCTGCATAAAGCCGGTTATCAGGGATATCTGGTTGGTGGCGGGGTGCGTGATTTATTGCTGGGAAAAATACCGAAAGATTTTGATGTGGTCACTGACGCACATCCTGAACAGATCCGTAAATTATTTAATAATTGCCGCCTGATTGGACGCCGTTTCCGACTGGCTCATATCGTATTTGGCCGTGATATCATCGAAGTTGCCACCTTCCGCGGACATCACCATCAGGTTAACACCAGCAAAAATATTGCTGAACAATCCGAAGAAGGTATGCTGCTGCGCGATAACGTGTACGGCACCATCGAGGAAGACGCAGAACGCCGCGACTTCACCGTGAACGCGCTGTATTACAACATCAAAGATTTTTCACTGCATGATTTCCATGGCGGACTGAATGATCTGGCTGCAGGTAAGCTGGAACTGATCGGTGATCCGGAAACCCGCTACCGGGAAGATCCGGTACGGATGCTGCGTGCCGTTCGCTTTGCCGCAAAACTGGGCCTGACCATCAGTGACCGCAGTGCTGAACCGATCTCCCGGCTCGCCCCTCTGCTGCAGGATATTCCGTCTGCCCGTCTGTTTGAGGAAACCATCAAACTGTTCCTGGCAGGGCACGCGCTCAGCACTTATCAGCTACTGCGTAAATTCGGTCTGTTCCAGCAATTGTTCCCGCAAGCGGCAAAACTGCTGACACCGGATAATAATTCAGCCTATGAGCGCTTCCTGGAAAAAGCATTAGCGAACTCAGATAAGCGGGTAGCAACCGAACAGCCGGTTACCCCGACATTCTTCTATGCCACCCTGCTGTGGGGTGTAGTGGCAATGCGTCAGCGTGAAATCAGCAACGAAAGCAATCTGCCCTATCTGGATTCCATGCAGATGGCGATGAACGAAGCGATTGAACAGCAGATCCATAGGGTTGCCATTCCACGTCGTTTTACCAGCGATGTACGGGAAATCTGGTTGCTGCAGGAACGTCTGCCGCGCTATTCCGGCAAGCGGGCCGAAAAACTGTTTGCCCAGCCAAAATTCCGTGCCGCTTTCGATTTCCTCGAATTACGGGCGCATGTTGAACCACGTCTGCGCGATATCGTCGCCTGGTGGCAGGATTATCAGCAGACACATGACTTTATCCGTCCGGAACATACGCATGCCCGCCCGGCACGTACGGCCACGGCAACTACTGCTGCTGTTGAACAACCTCAGAGCGAAGAACATGCGCCGCGCAAACGACCACACCGCCGTCGTCGTTATCCGCAGCAATCCGGCCAGCGTCGCCATGACTGAGGTTTTTGTTGCTCTCGGGGCTAATCTGACTGAACCCCGGGTGCAGATCTTGCGGGCGATTAAAGCGCTGCAGCAGCTACCGGCAAGTGAACTGGTCTCCTGTTCTCCGCTGTATAGCTCAGCCCCGATGGGACCACAGGATCAGCCGGACTACATTAATGCCGTAGCCCGGTTGAATACATCGCTGGCCCCCCATGCACTGCTGGATGAATTGCAACGCATTGAGCTGGAACAAGGGCGTGAGCGTAAAGATGAGCGCTGGGGTCCGCGGACACTGGATCTGGATTTACTTTTGTATGGACAGCAGATTATTCAGGATGAACGTTTGACCGTCCCTCATTACGGTATGACTCAGCGGGCTTTCGTACTGGTGCCGTTATTTGACATAGCACCACAGCTGGCATTACCGGATGGACGTCAGTTAGCCGGACTGGTTGCTGCCTGTGATCGCAGTACACTGTTCCGCCTACCGGATTAATTATTGTTTCACAGGAGTCGCTATGAGCAAAATCAGCCTGACCCAGGTGCAGAAAATGAAACAAAGCGGAGAAAAGATCGCCATGATCACCGCTTACGATGCCACCTTTGCCCGTCTGTTTGATGATGAAGGTGTTCATTCCATTTTAGTTGGCGACTCGCTGGGCATGGTGGTTCAGGGTCATAACGACACACTACCGGTAACAGTAAACGATATGGTTTATCACACCGCTAACGTAGCCCGTGGCGTACAAAACGCCCTGCTGATTGCCGACCTGCCATTCATGAGTTACAGCGATGTGCACTCCGCATGCATCAACGCAGGCCGTCTGATGGCTGCGGGTGCCAAGATGGTGAAAATTGAAGGTGGCGACTGGCTGTGCGACACCGTAAAACAACTTAACCGCAATGGCATTCCTGTCTGTGCGCATCTGGGCTTAACCCCGCAATCCGTGCATCTGTTCGGTGGTTTCCGCATTCAGGGCCGTGACGCACAGCGGGCAGAAGAAATTTATCACCACGCATTAGCATTGCAAACCGCCGGTGTTCAGATGGTCGTGCTGGAATGTGTGCCAGAACAACTGGCTGAACGGATCACCAAAGCATTACGTATTCCGGTGATCGGTATCGGTGCCGGTGCGCAAACTGATGGCCAGGTATTAGTCATGCAGGATGCATTAGGTGTAACAACCGGTTATATCCCTAAATTCAGTAAAAATTTCCTGGCAGAAACGGGAGATGTACGAAAAGCTATCCAGCTCTATGTCGAGCAGGTAGCCAACGGCCAATTCCCGGCTGCTGAACATACCTTCAATTAAGGAAGTCCGATCGTGTTAGTCACCGAACAGATCGACGCCCTGCGCGCCGTTATCCGGGAACATCGTCAACAAGGCAAACGCATCGCGTTTGTCCCGACTATGGGAAATCTGCACAATGGTCACCTGACCCTAGTGCGTGAAGCCAAGAACCATGCTGATGTCGTTATCGTCAGTATTTTTGTTAACCCGATGCAGTTTGATCGGGCAGAAGATCTGGTTAATTACCCGCGCACGCTGAGTGACGACTGTGCATTACTGGAACAGGAAGGTGTAACGGCTGTATTCACGCCGACTCCGGCCATCATGTATCCGCAGGGTCTGGAAACACAGACTTTTGTGGAAGTTCCGGAGATCTCTTATTTGCTGGAAGGTGCCATGCGTCCCGGCCATTTCCGCGGTGTCAGCACGGTCGTTACCAAACTGTTCAATATCGTACAGCCGGATGTGGCTTGTTTTGGTCAGAAAGATTACCAACAACTGGCGCTGATCCGTAAAATGGTACGTGATATGACCATGCCGATTGAAATTATCGGAGTCCCAACAGTACGGGCAGAAGATGGTCTGGCGCTCAGCTCCCGGAATGGTTACCTGACCGCAGAAGAACGCCTTATTGCACCAACACTGGCGAAAGTTATGGGTTGGATCGGCGAACAATTGCCAGCACGGCAAACTGCTATTCCGGCACTGATTACCGAAGCAGCAGACAAACTGAATTCGGCTGGTTTCCGTACCGATGCAATTGATATTGTGGATGCTGAGACGCTGCTGCCATTGAGCGGACAAAGTACCGAAGCTGTTATTCTGATGGCCGCATGGCTGGGCAATCGAGCTCGTTTGATCGATAATTTAGTGGTCAATTTGCGCGCAACCACCAGATAGTTTATAGTCGCGCCGCTGGTGTGATCTGTGGCACACCGAAGCCGAGTTACGTAAGGAAAAAGCAATGCAACGAATCATGCTGCGAGGCAAACTGCATCAGGCCCGTGTTACCCATGCGGTACTGAATTATGAAGGCTCCTGTGGAATCGATCAGGACTTTCTGGATGCTGCCGGTATCGTCGAATATGAAGCGATTGATATCTACAACATTGAAAATGGCGAGCGTTTTTCCACTTATGCTATTTCTGGTGAGCGCGGTTCCCGCATGATCTCCCTGAATGGTGCTGCTGCACGTAAAGCTGCTGTGGGCGACCGCATCATCATCTGTGCCTACGGGCCGATGACCGAAGATGAAGTCGCACAGCATAAGCCGCGATTGGTTTATCTGGATGCCCAGAACAACATTGTCCGCACCAGTAAAGACATTCCGCTGCAACTGGCCTGATAAAGGCCAGTTTTCTTTCTATCTGCCGGAACTGTTTGTTATGACACAACCAATACAGCTGATTGTCGGGCTGGGCAATCCCGGTCCGGAATATGCCAATACCCGCCATAATGCCGGGGCATGGTATGTTGCTTCGCTGGCTGAACGTTACAACGGCAGTCTGCGCGAAGATCCTAAATATTTCGGCCTGACCGGACGCATTCAGATCAACGGGCAAGATGTCCGCTTGCTGATCCCGACTACGTTTATGAATCTGAGCGGAAAATCAGTCGTCGCCTTGGCTAAATTTTTCCAGATCCCGCCAGAGAGTATTCTGGTGGCGCATGATGAACTGGATCTGCCGCCGGGTGTTGCCAAGTTTAAACAAGGCGGTGGCCACGGTGGGCATAATGGCCTGAAAGATATCATCAATAAACTGGGCAATAACAATCAATTTCATCGCCTGCGTTTAGGTATCGGCCACCCCGGAACAAAAGAACAAGTTGTTGGTTTTGTGCTGACCAAAGCACCAAAAGCAGAACAACAACTGATTGACGACGCGCTGGACGAAGCGGTGCGCGCAACTGATATACTATTCACTAATGATATGACCAAAGCCATGAATCGCTTACACAGCTTCAAGGCTACCGCCTGATATTGAGGAATCAACCACTATGGGTTTTAAATGCGGCATCGTCGGTTTGCCAAACGTAGGCAAGTCCACCCTGTTCAACGCGCTGACTAAGGCTGGTATCGAAGCTGCCAACTTCCCGTTCTGTACCATCGAACCGAATACCGGTGTGGTTCCTATGCCTGATCCACGTCTGGATCAACTGGCTGAGATCATCAAACCACAACGCATTGTGCCAACCACCATGGAATTCGTGGATATCGCAGGTCTGGTAAAAGGCGCGTCCAAAGGCGAAGGTCTGGGTAACCAGTTCCTGACCAACATTCGTGAAACCGAAGCAATTGGTCACGTGGTGCGTTGTTTTGAAAATGACAACATCATCCACGTTGCGGGTAAAGTTGATCCGGCTGACGATATCGACACCATTAATACCGAATTAGCGCTGTCTGATTTGGAAACCTGTGAACGCGCTATTCAGCGTATCCAGAAAAAAGCCAAAGGCGGCGATAAAGACGCCAAAGCTGAACTGGAAGTGCTGGAAAAATGTCTGCCACAGCTGGAACAAGCTGGCATGCTGCGCGCACTGGATCTGAGTGCCGAAGAAAAAGCCGTGATCCGCTATCTGAGCTTCCTGACCCTGAAGCCAACTATGTATATTGCCAACGTCAATGAAGATGGTTTCGAAAACAATCCGTATCTGGATCAGGTGCGTGCTATTGCCGCCAAAGAAGGCTCTGTCGTGGTGCCAGTGTGTGCTGCCATCGAAGCTGACTTAGCTGAAATGGAAGAAGAAGATCGCGCTGAGTTCATGGCGGAATTGGGTCTGGAAGAACCGGGTCTGAACCGTGTGATCCGCGCAGGTTATGAGCTGCTGAATCTGCAGACTTATTTCACTGCCGGCGTGAAAGAAGTGCGCGCCTGGACTATTCCAGTCGGTGCCACCGCACCACAAGCCGCCGGTAAAATTCATACCGACTTTGAAAAAGGCTTTATCCGTGCTCAGACCATCGCGTTTGAAGACTTCATCACCTACAAGGGTGAACAGGGTGCAAAAGAAGCCGGTAAGATGCGTGCCGAAGGTAAAGACTACATCGTTAAAGATGGTGACGTGCTGAACTTCCTGTTCAACGTCTAAGCTTTTTTAGTTCTGAATGCCCGCATAATGCGGGCATTTTTGTTTCAGCTAAACGAAAAAAACCCCACAAACATCGCGGGGCTTAACACCAGTCTTAATTTACGCTCAGGCCAGCGTATGTTCCGTTCTGGCGATGATGTCATCCTGAGTATCGGGCGAAAGTGCGGTGAAAAATGCAGAGTAACCTGCCACCCGCACCACCAGATCACGATACTGATCCGGATGTTCCTTGGCAGCCAGCAGGGTTTCGCGGGAAACAATGTTGTACTGCACATGCCAGCCTTTATGTACCTCAAAGAAGGTACGCAACAATGTCATCAGTTTCTGACGATCACGAGGTTGTTCCAGACTGTTCGGGTTCAGTTTCTGATTCAGTAACACCCCGCCCAGAATGGCGGCAGTCGGCAATTTACCCAGTGAGTTAAATACGGCGGTCGGACCATGACTATCCGTACCAGACGACGGGCTGGCACCTTCAGCCAGTGGCGTATGCGCTTTACGGCCATCAGGTGTGGCCATTGTGCCCGCGCCAAACGGTACGTTAGCTGAAATTGATGAGGTACCGGCATAATAACCACCACCGATCGGGCCCCGGCCATAGCGGGTGTTATGGAAGTGACTGATTTCATCAATGTAACTCTGGTATGCATCAACCAGCAGTTCATCAACTGAATCATCATCATTACCGTATTTAGGTGCGCGATTGTGCAGGATCTGCCGTAAAGCTTCCCCCTCTTCACCCGCGAAGTCATCCGCCAGTTTAGCCGCCAGTTCCTGTTGTGACACTTTGCCAGCAAAGACAAAATCACGGACAGCTGCCAGACTGTTACCGGTATTTGCAATCCCAACCTGTAAACCAGAAACCCAGTCGTATTTCGCACCACCTTGTTTTGCCGTTTTACCGCGTTCAATACAGTCATCAATCAGAGCAGAACAGATAATGTCATGCGCGTTTTCTTCCAGCATGGTATCAATGACGCAATCGATCTCTATCGTCTTACGGGCGTAGTAGCGCACCTGACGATCCCAGGCGGCCATCACTTCATCGAAACTATTGAAGTTGCCCAGAGATAACCCTTTATCCTGTGGCAGGAAGATTTTACCGGTAGTCGCGTCCTTCCCCTGCTCCAGCGCTGCCAGCATGACACGGGTAAAGTTAAGGAAGCTCATACCGGTACAACGATAGCCCCATTTGCCCGGAACTGCTGTTTCGATACAACCAATCGCGGAATAGTTATAAGCGTCTTCTTTTTCCACACCCAGTTTGATGAATTCAGGAATAACAATTTCATCGTTATTGAACGCAGGCATACCAAACCCGCAGCGGATCACCGCCATGCAGGCTTCCAGGAAGTCATTGCTCATTCCGGCATGATAACGCACGCTTAAATTCGGCTGAGTGGAGCGCAGACGGCCGCAAGACTCCAGGATCGTGTAGGACAGCGGGTTCACGGCATCAACCGGCTCGCCATGATGTAATTTCTGCCCGCCAATCGTGACGTTCTGATACATCGGACTGCCCGCAGAGGATTTGGAATGCAAACCAGAACGGATCTTGTTTACTTCCAGCAACTTCAACCAACAGCCATTCAGTAACTCGATCGCTTGTTCACGGGTTAAAGTCTGTTCCATTTCAACGTCGCGACGGTACCAGTGGTACAGGTACTGATCCATCCGGCCAAACGAGACAGAGTGACCATTAGATTCAATCTGTAAAAACAACTGAATGAAGTAACAAAGTTGCAGCGCCTGCCAGAAAGTTTTTGGTGGCTGTTCCGCAATTAGATCGCAGTTTTCCGCAATTTTAAGTAACTCGTCACGGCGTTCAGTCCGGTCTTCTGTCGACGCCATTTGTCTGGCCAGATCAGCATAGCGGCGAATATGCGCAGTCAGTGCTCCGAAAGAAATATCCACAGACTTCAGGAATTGCTCACGGTGCAGATCCTCCCAGTCGGCAAGATCCAGACGCTGACGACGTTCAGCGACCTTCTGCCGTACACCTGCAATCCCCACTTGCAGGACCAGCTCATAATCCACGGCCATGTGAGCATCGCCGGAATTCATATTGCCTTCTGCCTTGATAATGCCTGAGTCCAGCAACGCCTTTTGATCATCTGAAAACAGCGCATAGCAACGATCACGTACCGTTTGACCAGCCCAGAATGGGGCAATTTCATGAATGATCGCTTTATCTTTCTCAGAAACACTGAAACCAGCGCCGGGACGTTCAGCTAACTCATTGATCTCTTTAACCACCCAATCCATCGTGTATTCAGGGAAGATTGGTGCCGCACGAAGATAAGCACCCTGATTACCAACGATCAGCTCATCATTATCAATCCAGATAGTGCGTTGTTCTAAGTGATGCGCCAGCGCCAGCGCACGACGCAATACAACCGGTTTATCAATATTGGCTTTATATGCCTGCGTGTAATGCAACGCACGTTCCGTACAGACTGGTGGTGAAACAATTTCAACAAGACGGCGTTTATGGTTACGCGTACGCTCAGTCAGTGTGGTCAGATCCAGTTCAGTCATAGTTACCCCCTAAGAATCGCAGTCAGGCCACAGTCTTTGGCTTGCTGTTCCGCAAAAGCCAGTAACTCGGGGCGCTCAAGTGGTTGCCGGGCACAGTTGTAGTCGAGCCCAAGTAAGTGATATTTGTGCATGCCATAGGTGTGATATGGCAGGAAATGAATTTCGCCACTGCCGCCAAACTGGCGGTAATGCTCAGATGCTTGCTGAATGATGGCAGCCAGCGTTGGTTCATCATCATTAAAATCAGGAATGATCGGGACACGAAACACCACATTGGCGCCATGCTCTCCCAATCTGCGGATGTTCTGCTGAATTAAAGATAGTTGTCCATCAGTCCACTGCAGGAATTTTTCCGCATCGACATGCTTAAGATCAATCAGCCATAAATCGAGCAGATCAACAACCGGTTCAATGTAATTCCACGGTACATGCAGACAACTTTCTACTGCCGAATGAACACCTTCATCTCGGGCAATTTGTAGCAGGTGCTGCACCATTTTCCGGTGCATAAACGGTTCACCGCCGGAGATTGTCATTCCCCCGCCACTACGTTGATAGAATGCTTTATCGCGCAGAACCTGCTGCATGATCTGTTCTGCCTGCAGACTTTCACCACACAGCGAAATAGCGCCGCTTGGGCAAGCATCCGCAGCCTGGCGCATTAGTGATTCTGTGAGCTGCTCTCGGACAATCAGTACAGCACCAGTGCTATCCTTTCTCTGGAAGCAATCGTTATTTTTTGTACAACGCTGACATCCTGATATGCAGAGGCGTTCGTCATACAGCAAATCAAGGCTTCGGGATCGGCTTTCCGGATTCTGACACCAGCGGCAGCTGAGTGAGCATCCTTTCAGGAACACAACCGTTCTGATTCCGGGGCCATCATGTGTGGCATAACGTTGCAGGTTACAGATCATAATTCATCCTGTAGCTTTGTTTTCGCTTTCATTTAAATACTTTCATTCGAAGTTTATTTTGATTTAAATCAATAAAAATCAAAATCCATATTTATATAGTTAGATCTGTAAACTGACTCACAGGAGAAGACGATGGAATTTTATCTTGATAGTGCCGATCTGAACGCTATTGAACGACTGGCTCGCTTTATGCCCATCCAGGGTGTAACCACTAACCCCAGTATTATTGCCAAAGGTGGCAAGCCATTAGCTCAGGCTCTGCCGGCACTACGCTCACTTATCGGTCCTGACAAAATATTGTTTGCGCAAGTCATGGCAGACAAAGCAGAAGATATGGTGAAAGAAGCAGAACAGTTACAGACGCTGGATCACCAGCTGGTAGTGAAAGTTCCGGTAACAGCTGAAGGTCTGTTAGCGATACAGCAATTGAAAACACGCAATATTACGACTTTGGGAACAGCGGTTTATTCCCCGATGCAGGCTTTGCTGGCTGCACTTGCCGGTGCCAGCTATGTTGCCCCTTATGTAAACCGTATTGATGCGCAGGGCGGCAGCGGCATTAAATGTGTTCAGGAATTGCAGCAATTACTGACATTACATGCTCCGCATTGTCAGATCCTGGCAGCCAGCTTTAAAACACCACGTCAGGTACTGGATTGTCTGCTGGCAGGATGTACCAGTATTACCCTGCCAATCGACGTTGCAGAACAATTAATTCGCAGCCCGGCGGTTGATGCGGCAATCACACAATTTAATCAGGACTGGCATCAGGCATTCGGCGCCTGATGTATTGAAATAATCCGGCTAAAAGTGCAGCAAAACCAGTAGATAAGCTGTTCGTTTCACTAAATTGCGGGCAAGATTTAAGCAGACGGAACAGGTTAAATAAAAAAGGGTTGACGGTAACTGCGCATATACGCATAATGCGCCCCGCACAGTTCAGCAGCCCTGCTGAGTTGTTCGAGTGTTGGCTATGTAGCTCAGTTGGTTAGAGCATCGCACTCATAATGCGGGGGTCACAGGTTCGAATCCCGTCATAGCCACCATTTTTGGGGTGTCGCCAAGCGGTAAGGCAGTGGATTCTGATTCCACCATACCCAGGTTCGAATCCTGGCACCCCAGCCATCTTTATTAAAATATTCCAGTTGGGGTATCGCCAAGCGGTAAGGCAACGGGTTTTGATCCCGTCATACCCAGGTTCGAATCCTGGTACCCCAGCCATATATTTTAAGTATTTCAGTTGGGGTATCGCCAAGCGGTAAGGCAACGGGTTTTGATCCCGTCATACCCAGGTTCGAATCCTGGTACCCCAGCCATATTTAAGAAAGGCTATGTAGCTCAGTTGGTTAGAGCATCGCACTCATAATGCGAGGGTCACAGGTTCGAATCCCGTCATAGCCACCATTTCTCTCTGCACTTCCGTTCGCCGTCAATTCACCACTACGTCTTTTTTTGTATCTGCGCTTTGGCATTCTGAGCTTTCATCTGTTGCTG is a window from the Tolumonas auensis DSM 9187 genome containing:
- a CDS encoding formate C-acetyltransferase/glycerol dehydratase family glycyl radical enzyme, yielding MTELDLTTLTERTRNHKRRLVEIVSPPVCTERALHYTQAYKANIDKPVVLRRALALAHHLEQRTIWIDNDELIVGNQGAYLRAAPIFPEYTMDWVVKEINELAERPGAGFSVSEKDKAIIHEIAPFWAGQTVRDRCYALFSDDQKALLDSGIIKAEGNMNSGDAHMAVDYELVLQVGIAGVRQKVAERRQRLDLADWEDLHREQFLKSVDISFGALTAHIRRYADLARQMASTEDRTERRDELLKIAENCDLIAEQPPKTFWQALQLCYFIQLFLQIESNGHSVSFGRMDQYLYHWYRRDVEMEQTLTREQAIELLNGCWLKLLEVNKIRSGLHSKSSAGSPMYQNVTIGGQKLHHGEPVDAVNPLSYTILESCGRLRSTQPNLSVRYHAGMSNDFLEACMAVIRCGFGMPAFNNDEIVIPEFIKLGVEKEDAYNYSAIGCIETAVPGKWGYRCTGMSFLNFTRVMLAALEQGKDATTGKIFLPQDKGLSLGNFNSFDEVMAAWDRQVRYYARKTIEIDCVIDTMLEENAHDIICSALIDDCIERGKTAKQGGAKYDWVSGLQVGIANTGNSLAAVRDFVFAGKVSQQELAAKLADDFAGEEGEALRQILHNRAPKYGNDDDSVDELLVDAYQSYIDEISHFHNTRYGRGPIGGGYYAGTSSISANVPFGAGTMATPDGRKAHTPLAEGASPSSGTDSHGPTAVFNSLGKLPTAAILGGVLLNQKLNPNSLEQPRDRQKLMTLLRTFFEVHKGWHVQYNIVSRETLLAAKEHPDQYRDLVVRVAGYSAFFTALSPDTQDDIIARTEHTLA
- a CDS encoding glycyl-radical enzyme activating protein produces the protein MICNLQRYATHDGPGIRTVVFLKGCSLSCRWCQNPESRSRSLDLLYDERLCISGCQRCTKNNDCFQRKDSTGAVLIVREQLTESLMRQAADACPSGAISLCGESLQAEQIMQQVLRDKAFYQRSGGGMTISGGEPFMHRKMVQHLLQIARDEGVHSAVESCLHVPWNYIEPVVDLLDLWLIDLKHVDAEKFLQWTDGQLSLIQQNIRRLGEHGANVVFRVPIIPDFNDDEPTLAAIIQQASEHYRQFGGSGEIHFLPYHTYGMHKYHLLGLDYNCARQPLERPELLAFAEQQAKDCGLTAILRG
- the fsa gene encoding fructose-6-phosphate aldolase, with amino-acid sequence MEFYLDSADLNAIERLARFMPIQGVTTNPSIIAKGGKPLAQALPALRSLIGPDKILFAQVMADKAEDMVKEAEQLQTLDHQLVVKVPVTAEGLLAIQQLKTRNITTLGTAVYSPMQALLAALAGASYVAPYVNRIDAQGGSGIKCVQELQQLLTLHAPHCQILAASFKTPRQVLDCLLAGCTSITLPIDVAEQLIRSPAVDAAITQFNQDWHQAFGA